In Candidatus Electrothrix scaldis, the genomic window CTCTTTCTTTCCCCTGACCAATACGTCGAACCCTGATCGTAACTGCTCCCTTGCTGGTAAATTTAACCGCATTATTCCCCAGGTTCACCAGGATTTGCCCGAGACGTAAAGGGTCACCACGTAGGACCTGCGGCACGTCGTCGGAATGGCTTATTGTCAAAGTCAGTCCTTTTTCCTCTGCCTTGATTCGAATAATATCCGAGAGCTGATTCAATACCCCCTGTAAACGGAAATCTACCGTTTCCAGTTTCATCTTCCCGGCTTCTATCCGGGAGAAATCAAGAATATCATTAATAATACCAAGAAGTAATCTGGAAGATATATTTACCTTGGAAATAAGATTATATTGATCTGGAGTTAAATCTGTCTCAAGAGCAAGTTGTGACATCCCGATAATGGTGTTCATCGGAGTACGGATTTCATGGCTCATATTGGCAAGAAAAACTGACTTGGCCTGCGTTGCCGATTCGGCAACTTCTTTTGCTTTGAGGAGCTCAACAGACTTCTGCTGTTCCTGCTCGACCTTTTTCCGATCCGTTACATCAAGCCTGAGTTCCAGCTTACCTAAGGATCCATCATGTAAGGTTATAGGGGTGGCAACAACATCAAAAAACTGCTCATGAAAATGCAGTTCATAACGTACGGTCTCTTTCTGATCCGCTACCTGCTCAAGATAACATACTGAACAGGGGGTATCCCGATGATGCACCGACTCATGGCAGATCGCATCTGTTTCACAGGAAAACCACTTCACCATCGTACTGTTTGCATAACGAATTTTATAACCCCGATCGATGATATAAAGACCAACCCCTACCTTATCCATCGTGTCCAGGATCGCTGTTTTCTGCTTCTCACTTTGCAGCAGAGAACCAATAGTCTCCCGGATCATATTGTACATGACCAAAATAATCATCACTCCGGCAAGCCAGATGGCAAGAAAGGCCAACCACAGTTTATTGGCATTATCCCGGAAAAGGGCAAAATGCTCTTCAAGAGGGACAATAATGCTCATCCCCCCCCTGATTCCACCGATCTTTTGCTGTTCTCCTGCATGACAACGCAAGCATGTCTTTTTCATTCGAACAGGGCGCATAAAACGGAGAAAGGGCTTGCCCTCTTTTTCGATCAGCTCAATGTACTCTTCCTTGCCTTGTTCAAAAGAGCGGAGGGCCTTTTCTTCCCAGGAAGTTGGTTTATTATTCGGGTGCTTGGGGGTAAGGCTTGTGAGGCGGCCTTGGATTGTTCCTCCCTCCTTCCCCTGCTCATAAATCTGCCGGAACATATAGGCCGGGTTAACCAGGGTATACTCCTGCCCATCGATCTTGACCTCGCGATTTTCAATGGCCAGATAGGGATTTGGCTCTGTACCGTCTGAAACCGGCACGTAGGCTCCACCATGAAAGGCGCTCCAGGCCCGGTAAAGCATATCTTTCCCCCAAAACATCCTCGCATTGTTTTCAGCTAAAAGGATGGTGGTTTTCCTCATATGCCATCTGTTCCAACAGAGCAATATAACCAGTAAGAGAGTCCACCCCAAAAGCAAGACCGTCAGCACTCTGACAAAAGGCCTTTTTTCAACACGAAATATCTGCATAGTATATCCAGATCAATCCCTTATTTACGGCATAGGTAATTGAATAAATTCATAGCAATATGACTCCGCGCACCAAGGAAATCCTTTTTGGACAAAACTCAAAAAACTGGTTGAGCGAGAAATATCAAAGAAGCACCGAGTAAGTCTAAATCTTTTTAATAGCAATTATTATGCCGAAGAAAAGATATACTGTAAAAATGCTCACAAAGTATAGTAAGTACGGTTTGTACCACATCAGGATGTCAGAAGGAATACCCTCTTACCATCTGCCTGATACCTTACTTAGGCCCCAATTGCAAGGTCCTAGCAAACTTAAAACGGGTATTTTTTACCCGGACCAACAAAAGCGAGGTAAAGTTTTTTGTTTCTTCCCCAGCCCTCTATACCGTCCGTTTCACTATTCGGCAAACGTTTTCCAGCAACCTGCAAAAAATACAAAAACCATATTTCTTCAAAGAGATAGGAGCCAAATCAACATATCCATTTCATCAAGATATTAAAGACATCATCCTCATTCAAGGGCTTGCCGATATGATCATTCATACCAGCCTCCAAACTTTTAGCCACGTCACCTTCCAGAACATTTGCTGTCATAGCGATAACCGGCAGCTTACTGAATTTCTCCTGTCTGCGTATCTCCTGACAAGCGGTATACCCATCCATCACCGGCATCTGAATATCCATCAAGACACAATCCACCTCTTCAGACTGGAGAAAATCTAAGGCCTCCTGACCGTTTTCCACTTGGGCAACCTTGATATTCTTTCGCTTGAGCAGAAGGGTTGCCAATTCCCGGTTAAAGTCATTATCCTCCACAAGCAGAAGTTTCTTTCCCTCCAGACAGCTTATATCGTGCAAGCAGTCTGGACTCTCTTCATCACTGTTCGTTGATTTATTAGCCTCCTCTTGCTCACCCAGCTCAAATGGAACCATAAAATGGAAACAGGAGCCTTTTCCCGGCTTACTTTCCACCAAGATCTCTCCCCCCATTTTTTCCACCAGACGTTGGCTGATCACAAGCCCCAGGCCACTGCCACCATATTGCCGGGTAATACTGCTGTCCGCCTGGGTAAAGGACTGAAAGATTCTTCCCAGCTGTTCTTCATCCATGCCTATGCCGGTATCAGTCACAGAAAAATGCAACGTCAGCAGACCGCTTTTCGCATTTTGCTGCTCAACAGGCCGTACTGTGATCTCAACCTGCCCCTTAGGAGTGAACTTCACAGCGTTATTCCCCAGGTTGATCAGCACTTGTCCCAAACGAAGGGGGTCACCGCGCAGAAGGTCTGGGATCTCAGCAGCACTTGAGATCGTGAGAAGTATTCCTTTTTCTTCCGCCCGAATTCGTATCAGGGTTTCAAGATGCTCCAGGACCTCGTGGAGACGAAAGTCAGTAATCTCCAAACACATATCCCCAGCTTCTATCTTAGAAAAGTCAAGAATATCATTAATTATATCCAATAAAGACAATGAGGAAAGATGCACCTTAGAGATGAGATTTTGCTGCTCCTGATTTAGCCCGGTATCCAGGGCAAGTTTTGACATACCGATAATGGCATTCATAGGAGTCCGTATTTCGTGACTCATATTTGCCAGAAACATGGATTTAGCAGCTGTTGCGGATTCAGCAGACTCCTTGGCCTTCAGGAATTCAGCAGCCTTCCGTTTCTCTTCCACCACCTTTTTTTGATCTGTCACGTCAAGACAAAGTTCCAATACTGCCGAGCTTCCATCCTCCATAGTTAGAGGAGCTGATACAACATCAAAGGCCCTTTCTTTACAGATACATTCATGATGCACTGTACATTTCTGCCCCTTAAGCTGTTGCTTGTCGACACAACCGACACAAGGCATTTCCTTTGCACAGACAGCCTGATAACGCAAAAAACCTGCTGTGCTGCCAAACCATTTTTCCATCGTTGTATTGGCATAGAGAATACGAGATTCTTTATCGACAATGTGTAGACCTATACCAACCTTATCAATATTATTCAGTATAGCGGCTTTTTGCTGTTCACTCCGTTTGAGCCTACGCATACTCTTCTGAATCACGCTATTCATGATACAGATGATAGCAACACCAGCCGACCAGATTGCCAAAAAGGCCAACCACAATTTTTGGATATTCTTCTTGTACTGTCCAAGATAATTCTCCAGAGGCACAACAATCCCCATTCCTCCAACAGCACTCCCCAAACTTGTGGCACTCTCCTGGTGGCAGCCCAAACACGCTTTCTCAGCTTTTACAGGGAGCATGAAGTGAACATAAGAACGTCCAGCAACCGAGGCTATGTCAAGATACTCTTCTGCTCCACGCTCAAAGGAATGCAAGGCCTTTTCTTCCCAAGAACTTGGTGCATTCTGGGGATTTTTGGGATACAAGGCCGTAATACGCCCCTGAATATCAGTCAGCTTTTCCCCTATCTCAGCCACCTGCCGAAACATAGATGAAGGATCCATCAGGGTGTACTGCCGCCCTCCAATCACCACATCACGATTGGGAACATCAAGATAGGTATTGGGTTGCGTTGTTTCTGAAACCGGGACATACACACCGCCGTGAGTGACACACCATGCGCGATACAACATATCTTTTTGCAAAAACATCCTCGCATTGCTTCCTGCTAAAGCCAATGTTGTCTGTTTCATATGGCGCATATCCCAGCAAAGCAGAAAAATCAAAAACAGGGTCCAGCCTGCAAACAACACCAACAACATCTTGTCACTACATTTTTTCTTAATATATTCAAATGACATAATTCTTTCTTGCTGTAGGTTTTCTTGTTATATGCTTTCCAAAAATATGACCTTCTGAAAGACAGCGGCATACATTTCATGTGACACCACATGAGGATTCCCTTATTCCCCTTGCTCTGTCAAGAGCTAAAGAGAAAAACATTGTGATATAAAAGAATAAAAAAAGAAATTAAAAAAACGGAAGGCAAGGATTGCCCTAGCTTGCTGCGCTTGAAAATCACGCGAATGCGTTAAAATGACAAGCCAAGAAAAGGTCTGAATCTGATAATGGAAAATTATCCGGGAAGAACAACCTCCTCCCGGATAATTGGGCATAAAAAGAGATACTATAAGACGCCCATCTTTTTGAGATGGACCTGTAAAACAGAAACCGCTGCCGGAGTCACCCCGGAGATACGAGAGGCCTGCCCTAAGGAAAGCGGTCGGATACGATTGAGTTTTTCCACCACCTCATTGGAAAGACCCGGCAGTCCTTTATACTCCATATCATCAGGCAGTTTGGTTTGCTCCAGCTTTTTAAAGCGATCAACCTGCTCCTGCTGCCGCTTAATATAACCAGCATACTTGACTTGCAGCTCAATTTCTTCCTGCGCCTCTTGTTCTTCTTTGGTAAAAGAAAAATCCGGTTCCTGCTCTGCAACCAGAGGAAGTAAATCCTTCAGCCGGAGTTCCGGTCTCCGCAGAAGTTCCGTCAGGGTCATGGCCTGGTTGAGCGGCGTACTTCCCAAGGCAGCCAGCCCCTCGTTGACAGCAGGCACGGGTTTTAAACGAACTGTATCCAAGCGAGAGCATCCTTGCCCTATAGCCTCCTTCTTGGTGAGAAATCCCTGATAGGTTTCCTCATCCACCAGCCCCAGCTGGTAGCCGATATCCCGCAAACGCAGGTCCGCATTATCCTCCCGCAAGAGAAGGCGATATTCCGCCCTGGAGGTGAAAAGACGATAGGGCTCCTTAGTTCCCAAGGTCACCAGGTCATCAATCAGCACCCCAATATAGGCTTGGGAACGATCCAGGATGACCGGCTCCTGTTCACGTACTAGCTGCACCGCATTGATGGCTGCCATCAGACCCTGGGCTGCTGCCTCCTCATAGCCAGAGGTCCCATTAATTTGGCCAGCATGAAACAGTCCGCTGATCCGCTTGGTTTCCAGAGAGGGGTTAAGCTCCAGGGGATCAATATAATCATATTCAATGGCATACCCAGGCCGAATGATGCGGGCATTTTCCAGACCGACAATGGAACGAACCAGCTTCATCTGGGTCTGCAAGGGCAGACTGGTAGGAATGCCATTGGGATAGATTTCAACCGTGTCCAGACCTTCGGGCTCAAGAAAGATCTGATGCCGTCCCTTTTCCGGGAAGCGCATGACCTTATCTTCAATGGACGGACAGTAGCGGGCACCAATGCCTTCAATAATACCGGAGTACATGGGTGACTGGTCAATCCCGCCCCGGATAATTGCATGGGTTTGCTCATTGGTATAGGTGATATAACAGGGGAGCTGGGGCAGGTCTGGTTTTTCCTTATGGCCATTAGCAAAGGAGAACAGGGCTGGTGGCTCATCACTGTACTGGGGTTCCAGGGAGGTATAATCAATGCTCTTACTATCCAAACGAGGTACGGTGCCTGTCTTCATTCGTCCCACGGTAAAGCCTATGTGCCGGTACCATTCTGCCAGACTGGTGGAGGCAGCATCTCCCATCCGACCGGCAGGGAAATTCTTTAGCCCGATATGGATCAGACCGTTGAGAAAGGTTCCGGTTGCCACCACCACGGCCCGGACTGAAATAATCTCATCAAGGGAGGTACGGATGCCAACCACCTGATCATTCTCGGTCAGGATCTCATCCACCACAGCCTGGCGAATGACGAGATTCTCCTGCTGCTCCAGCACCGTCTTCATCCGCTGCTGATACAAACGGCGATCAGCCTGGGCCCGGGATGAACGAACCGCTGGCCCCTTACTGGTATTCAGGCGACGAAACTGAATACCGGTGGCATCGATATTTTTCGCCATCTCACCGCCTAAGGCATCAATCTCCTTGACCAGATGTCCTTTGGCCAAGCCACCTATTGCCGGGTTACAGGACATAGCCCCGATGGTGTCGGCATTAATAATACAGACCAAGGTCTTGCAGCCCATCCGGGCCGCAGCCAATGCCGCTTCACAGCCCGCATGCCCGGCTCCTATCACGGCGATATCAAAATCAGTCATGGTGTTTTTTACAGGTATTATGTATAAAAAAGAGGAAATAAGCCCGTCTCGTAGGGCAGAGTATCAGGCCCGAGTTACAATGAAGCCCTCAGGGAACAGCAAGATAACAGGTTCTCAGAAAAACGAACACAACCGAAATTCGATCCTACCGTATTTTGCGGTAAAATTTTATGCATTATCTCTCCATCATTCACATTATCGGGCTGCTGCTCACAGCAACTGGCAGTTCCATGCTTCTTCCCCTCTTTTGTGCATTCTATTACGGGGAATCAGATATCACAGCCTTTCTTCTTGCGATCCTGATTAACGTCGGTATCGGCCTGCCCAGCTGGTTTTTCACCAAGAAACATACGGAGCTGAATATCCGCGATGGCATCGTCATTGCGGTTGTGGGCTGGATTATCGTGTCTTCTGCCTCGGGCCTGCCCTTCATGATCCACGGAGCTATCCCCTCCTTCACAGACGCCTTTTTTGAGATGATGTCCGGTTACACCACCACCGGCGCAACCATCCTTAACGACATTGAGGCCTTACCCCACGGCCTCCTCCTTTGGCG contains:
- a CDS encoding ATP-binding protein, which translates into the protein MRKTTILLAENNARMFWGKDMLYRAWSAFHGGAYVPVSDGTEPNPYLAIENREVKIDGQEYTLVNPAYMFRQIYEQGKEGGTIQGRLTSLTPKHPNNKPTSWEEKALRSFEQGKEEYIELIEKEGKPFLRFMRPVRMKKTCLRCHAGEQQKIGGIRGGMSIIVPLEEHFALFRDNANKLWLAFLAIWLAGVMIILVMYNMIRETIGSLLQSEKQKTAILDTMDKVGVGLYIIDRGYKIRYANSTMVKWFSCETDAICHESVHHRDTPCSVCYLEQVADQKETVRYELHFHEQFFDVVATPITLHDGSLGKLELRLDVTDRKKVEQEQQKSVELLKAKEVAESATQAKSVFLANMSHEIRTPMNTIIGMSQLALETDLTPDQYNLISKVNISSRLLLGIINDILDFSRIEAGKMKLETVDFRLQGVLNQLSDIIRIKAEEKGLTLTISHSDDVPQVLRGDPLRLGQILVNLGNNAVKFTSKGAVTIRVRRIGQGKERAKLHFSIQDTGIGMSKEEQTRLFQSFSQLDNAVTRQYEGSGLGLAISKKLVNMMGGDIMVESEPGKGSCFSFLLDLEVGNAGGREEKAEKQVAVLETALQLEGKKILLVEDNAFNAELAMLLLRRKKLAVFHAGNGREALDFLQGKSVDCVLLDIQMPVMDGYTTCREIRHQLQLKTLPVIAMTANVMKSDIEKSIEAGMNDHIGKPLHEEELFATLQKWMVVG
- a CDS encoding ATP-binding protein encodes the protein MSFEYIKKKCSDKMLLVLFAGWTLFLIFLLCWDMRHMKQTTLALAGSNARMFLQKDMLYRAWCVTHGGVYVPVSETTQPNTYLDVPNRDVVIGGRQYTLMDPSSMFRQVAEIGEKLTDIQGRITALYPKNPQNAPSSWEEKALHSFERGAEEYLDIASVAGRSYVHFMLPVKAEKACLGCHQESATSLGSAVGGMGIVVPLENYLGQYKKNIQKLWLAFLAIWSAGVAIICIMNSVIQKSMRRLKRSEQQKAAILNNIDKVGIGLHIVDKESRILYANTTMEKWFGSTAGFLRYQAVCAKEMPCVGCVDKQQLKGQKCTVHHECICKERAFDVVSAPLTMEDGSSAVLELCLDVTDQKKVVEEKRKAAEFLKAKESAESATAAKSMFLANMSHEIRTPMNAIIGMSKLALDTGLNQEQQNLISKVHLSSLSLLDIINDILDFSKIEAGDMCLEITDFRLHEVLEHLETLIRIRAEEKGILLTISSAAEIPDLLRGDPLRLGQVLINLGNNAVKFTPKGQVEITVRPVEQQNAKSGLLTLHFSVTDTGIGMDEEQLGRIFQSFTQADSSITRQYGGSGLGLVISQRLVEKMGGEILVESKPGKGSCFHFMVPFELGEQEEANKSTNSDEESPDCLHDISCLEGKKLLLVEDNDFNRELATLLLKRKNIKVAQVENGQEALDFLQSEEVDCVLMDIQMPVMDGYTACQEIRRQEKFSKLPVIAMTANVLEGDVAKSLEAGMNDHIGKPLNEDDVFNILMKWIC
- the mnmG gene encoding tRNA uridine-5-carboxymethylaminomethyl(34) synthesis enzyme MnmG gives rise to the protein MTDFDIAVIGAGHAGCEAALAAARMGCKTLVCIINADTIGAMSCNPAIGGLAKGHLVKEIDALGGEMAKNIDATGIQFRRLNTSKGPAVRSSRAQADRRLYQQRMKTVLEQQENLVIRQAVVDEILTENDQVVGIRTSLDEIISVRAVVVATGTFLNGLIHIGLKNFPAGRMGDAASTSLAEWYRHIGFTVGRMKTGTVPRLDSKSIDYTSLEPQYSDEPPALFSFANGHKEKPDLPQLPCYITYTNEQTHAIIRGGIDQSPMYSGIIEGIGARYCPSIEDKVMRFPEKGRHQIFLEPEGLDTVEIYPNGIPTSLPLQTQMKLVRSIVGLENARIIRPGYAIEYDYIDPLELNPSLETKRISGLFHAGQINGTSGYEEAAAQGLMAAINAVQLVREQEPVILDRSQAYIGVLIDDLVTLGTKEPYRLFTSRAEYRLLLREDNADLRLRDIGYQLGLVDEETYQGFLTKKEAIGQGCSRLDTVRLKPVPAVNEGLAALGSTPLNQAMTLTELLRRPELRLKDLLPLVAEQEPDFSFTKEEQEAQEEIELQVKYAGYIKRQQEQVDRFKKLEQTKLPDDMEYKGLPGLSNEVVEKLNRIRPLSLGQASRISGVTPAAVSVLQVHLKKMGVL